The sequence below is a genomic window from Paenibacillus silvisoli.
CAGCGCCTGCTCCTTCGAACGGGTGCCGCCGTAATCACGGAAGGTCCAACGGTCGCCGAGCGAGTCTTTGTATTTCCGTTTCTGGGCATCGGTCATGGCCGATTTGCCGTTCTCGGTGGATGCGAAGCCGCATGTCGGACAGATGCGCACGACGTAGAAATCCGGATTGCATTCCGTCTTATAGTGGGAGCAGAAATCGGTATCCCGTCCCGCTGGTTTCTTGAAGCTTGGGCGTACACGTGACGTCTTGTATGTGCTCTCACAGCAGATGCAAGTAATCGAAGTCTGAAAAAGTGGTTCCATATCGTCGTCACGTCTCCCTATTGTTATGGTTGATTCACAAAATGGTAAGCAGGTCCCGAAAGGCGCTCGATCATCATATCCTGCAATTCCTTCGGCAAATTCGTCTCGGCCAGCGCTTCGCGCATGCAGCTCAGCCAAGCTTCCGCGCGCTCTTTCGTGATCGGGAACGGCATATGCCTTGCCCGCATCATGGGATGTCCGTATTCATCGGAATACAAGGACGGCCCGCCGAAAAACTGCGTAAGGAACATCGTTTGCTTCTCCATGACGGGGTCGATATCCGCCGGGAAAAGAGGTCCAAGCAGCGGATGCCGCTGCACTTTAGGATAAAAGGCCTGCACGATCGACTTGATACCTGCGACCCCTCCAACTGCTTCATAAATAGATCTATAGTTATTCATCGTCAAAATCAGCTCCGATTTTTAGGTCTTTTGTAGTGGTTCTTAAAAATATTTTAACACGTTTCCCCCTTCTATAGGCATACAAAAAAATGCCCTCGGGAAAAGAGGGCATTGTTGGAATAACTATTGGTGCGATTAAGAGTACGACCTGGACTAACTTTCATAATCCTCTTCACCGGGAGCCATCAGAGACTCGCGGATGACATAGACGAATGCGCATACGAGGATGCCGGCAATTATACTCATTAGTCATCACCTCTTGCGTTCGATTGACGTACGTTAATTGTATCATACCCGGATACAAAATCATACACCGTTTTGCAAGCGTTTTCCTGGAAAGTTTTTAGCAAAAATAAGACAAGCCGCCTCCTTGCCGGCACAGCATTATCTCCGGACAAGTGATGATTGTCCTCCTTCCGACATATAGCAGTAATAGCACTATTTTTAATCGTTCAAGGAGGGGCCGCGCGTGCACGTCGTCCGCTTTCTGCTTCGCCCGTCAATCATCCCGGCTTGGTCAACCGTGCTGCTCGTGCTGCTGATGATCGGCTTTCCCGCCGAGGCGCTGGCCGCTTCCATACGGGGACTTTCCATCTGGTGGGAGGTGCTGTTTCCCGCGCTCTTCCCGTTCTTCGTCATCTCCGAGCTGCTGCTTGGCCTTGGCATCGTCCATTTCTTCGGCAAAATATTAGATCCGTTCATGCGGCCGCTATTTCGGATACCCGGCATCGGGGGCTTCGTCGTCACGATGGGTTATGCGTCCGGTTATCCGGTCGGATCCAGATTGACGGCCCAGCTCTGGGAACAGAAGCTGATCAGCCGTGCGGAAGGCGAACGGCTCGTTGCGTTCACGACGACATCGGACCCCATCTTCCTCATCGGCGCCGTTTCCGTCGGCTTCTTCCACAACGCCGCGCTCGCGCCGGTGTTGGCCGCGGCGCATTACGGCGGCGGCCTGATCATCGGCCTGCTGATGCGATTTCACGACCGGCACGAAGCACCGTCCGAGCAGCGAGCCCGCAAAGAACCAAGCAAGCCAACCGGCAGACGGAAAAGCCGGCTGGCGGAAGCGATACATGCGATGCATACCGCCCGCCTAATGGACGGACGCGCCTTCGGCGTGCTTTTGCAGGATGCGGTACAAGCGGCGCTGCGGCTGATGATCGTCGTCGGCGGCCTCGTCGTCGTGTTCTCCGTCATTATGGAGCTGCTGCGGCAGGCCGGCGGCATCGAGGTGCTTGCCCAAGGCGTGCGCGCGATCCTCAGCCTGATTCACGTGCCGTCCGCGCTTTCCGACGCCGTCGTGAACGGGATCTTCGAGGTTACGCTTGGAGCACGCTCCGCCGGCGGGGCAACCGGCAGCGGCCTGATCCATCAAGCGGCGATCGCCGCGTTCGTCCTTTCATGGGGCGGCCTTTCCGTGCATGCCCAGATCGCCAGCCTCCTCAGCCATACCGACCTTCGCTATAAGCCGTTTTTCCTGGCTCGTCTGCTGCACGGCTGCATCGCCACCGGCTTGATTTATCTGTTCTGGGACTGGCTCGGACCGGTGTCCTGACATTGAATTCAAACCATATTTCCGCTATGATGCAAGTATTAACCGCGCGGAAGGGGCGCCTAGATTTGAACTATGTCGTAATTGACAGAGGGGATAAGCTGTCGAAAGAGCTTGTTACCCGCTTCCATGAGCTTGCAGCAGCACGGGGACTTACCCGCAATGACGATAGTCCAGAAATGGTCATCTCGATTGGCGGCGACGGTACGCTGTTGAAAGCTTTTCACACCTATGCCGACCGGATTGACGATCTGGCGTTCATCGGCATACATACCGGCCACCTCGGCTTCTTCGCCGACTGGAAAGCCGACGAGCTGGAAGAGCTCGTGCGGATGATGGCCGAGTGCGAGCCGCGCATCGTGCGTTATCCGCTGGCTCAGGTCGAGCTGGACACGAACGAAGGCTTCTGGACCTATACGGCGCTAAATGAGTTTACGCTGAAAGGGCTCGACAACATGCTTGTCGCCCAAATCAATATTAATGACGAAATGTTCGAAATGTTCCGCGGCGACGGCATCGTCGTATCGACGCCGTCCGGGAGCACCGCCTACAATAAGAGCTTGGGCGGCGCCGTCATCCATCCGTCGATCGAATCGCTGCAAATCGCCGAGATCGCTTCGATCAATAACCGCGTCTACCGCACGCTCGGCTCCTCGGTCGTGCTGCCGCAGCATCACCACTGCGACATCATACCGCGGCAGGACCAGCGGCTGCAGCTGACGTTCGACCAGCTGTCCCTTGTCCGGGACGATATCCGTTCCATCCGGTGCAGCGTGGCATCGCGGAAGGTCAGCTTCGCCCGTTACCGGCCGTTTACATTCTGGAACCGGGTACGCGAAGCGTTCCTCGGCTACGACGCGAAATAAATGAATCATTTTCGTGCCTATTTGGAAATCGTCAAACCTTACAAATGGCTGATCGCAATCACGCTGGCGATCGGCCTTATTAAGTTTGCGATTCCGCTGACGCTCCCGCTATTTATCAAATATGTCGTCGATGACGTGCTGCTTTCGAAGCTTTCTTCGGCCGACAAAACCGAGAAGCTGTTCAAAGCCGTCGGGCTGGCCTTCATTCTGTTCGTCATCGTACGGTATCCGATCGAATATTACCGGCAATATTTCGCGCAGCTGACGACGAGCCGCGTGCTCTTCGATCTGCGCAACAAGCTGTATGCCCATTTGCAGAGGCTGTCCATCCGCTTCTACCAGAATCGCAAATCCGGCGAAATCATTTCCCGGATGATGAACGACGCGGAGCAGACCAAGTCGCTCGTCGAAACCGGGCTCATGAACATTTGGCTCGACATGTTCACCCTCGTCATCGCGCTTGTCATCATGTTCAACATGAACGTGCTGCTGACGTTCGTGGCCATCGCCATCCTGCCGTTCTACGGCTACGCCGTCAAGAAACTATATAAGCGGCTGCGCGCCTACTCGCGCTCCAGGTCGCAGGCGATCGCCGACATGCAGGGCTACTTGAACGAGCATGTCAACGGCATCCCGGTCGTGAAGAGCTTCACGCTGGAGCGCTACGAGCAGCAGCAATTCGGCGGCAAAAATCAAACGTTTCTGGAACGCGCCTTCGCCTTAACGAGATGGAACGCGCTCACCCAATCCATCATCAATACGCTGACCGAAATCGCGCCGCTCCTCGTGCTTGCCTGCGGAGGCTACCTCGTCGTGCAGGAATCGCTGACGCTGGGCGAATTCGTCGCCTTCTACGGCTACCTGGACCGG
It includes:
- a CDS encoding globin domain-containing protein; protein product: MNNYRSIYEAVGGVAGIKSIVQAFYPKVQRHPLLGPLFPADIDPVMEKQTMFLTQFFGGPSLYSDEYGHPMMRARHMPFPITKERAEAWLSCMREALAETNLPKELQDMMIERLSGPAYHFVNQP
- the ylbJ gene encoding sporulation integral membrane protein YlbJ — its product is MHVVRFLLRPSIIPAWSTVLLVLLMIGFPAEALAASIRGLSIWWEVLFPALFPFFVISELLLGLGIVHFFGKILDPFMRPLFRIPGIGGFVVTMGYASGYPVGSRLTAQLWEQKLISRAEGERLVAFTTTSDPIFLIGAVSVGFFHNAALAPVLAAAHYGGGLIIGLLMRFHDRHEAPSEQRARKEPSKPTGRRKSRLAEAIHAMHTARLMDGRAFGVLLQDAVQAALRLMIVVGGLVVVFSVIMELLRQAGGIEVLAQGVRAILSLIHVPSALSDAVVNGIFEVTLGARSAGGATGSGLIHQAAIAAFVLSWGGLSVHAQIASLLSHTDLRYKPFFLARLLHGCIATGLIYLFWDWLGPVS
- a CDS encoding NAD kinase, with product MNYVVIDRGDKLSKELVTRFHELAAARGLTRNDDSPEMVISIGGDGTLLKAFHTYADRIDDLAFIGIHTGHLGFFADWKADELEELVRMMAECEPRIVRYPLAQVELDTNEGFWTYTALNEFTLKGLDNMLVAQININDEMFEMFRGDGIVVSTPSGSTAYNKSLGGAVIHPSIESLQIAEIASINNRVYRTLGSSVVLPQHHHCDIIPRQDQRLQLTFDQLSLVRDDIRSIRCSVASRKVSFARYRPFTFWNRVREAFLGYDAK
- a CDS encoding ABC transporter ATP-binding protein, with the translated sequence MNHFRAYLEIVKPYKWLIAITLAIGLIKFAIPLTLPLFIKYVVDDVLLSKLSSADKTEKLFKAVGLAFILFVIVRYPIEYYRQYFAQLTTSRVLFDLRNKLYAHLQRLSIRFYQNRKSGEIISRMMNDAEQTKSLVETGLMNIWLDMFTLVIALVIMFNMNVLLTFVAIAILPFYGYAVKKLYKRLRAYSRSRSQAIADMQGYLNEHVNGIPVVKSFTLERYEQQQFGGKNQTFLERAFALTRWNALTQSIINTLTEIAPLLVLACGGYLVVQESLTLGEFVAFYGYLDRLYAPLRRLVNSSTELTQASASLERVMELLGEQPEIVDAPDAAPLRSVRGDIEFRNVSFRYHHESEWVLRNIDLIIPQGRTVALVGMSGGGKSSLVSLLARFYDAQEGDITINGQSIRSVSQHSLRSQIGMVLQDNILFSGSVRENIMLGNPDSTEERMIAAAKRANAHEFILSLPKGYDTEIGERGVKLSGGQKQRIAIARVFLKDPGILVLDEATSALDLESEHAIQESLAELSQNRTTLVVAHRLSTITHADLIVVIEHGEIVEQGKHEELMRLDGAYARLYNVQYL